Proteins encoded together in one Bos taurus isolate L1 Dominette 01449 registration number 42190680 breed Hereford unplaced genomic scaffold, ARS-UCD2.0 Super-Scaffold_1723_ScbfJmS_2085, whole genome shotgun sequence window:
- the LOC112445825 gene encoding integrator complex subunit 6-like — protein MTMSSLEDHSLELYNINYFSSAFPLSHQGILMQRVSHEEDLKTRASPPQEIDPGQPKTVYTFNSMFKNEKKMKHDKAVRVTAGHEKQRKHPGEPKGHSSSKRRRTATVTHDVHEEKMENNQTPPGGFFSKSASSELMNTAGDGIPLNQVDSLSDDFTSLKKDGPILKPRNNALIGGTKNCSVSAGGSKAAAMSSKGTVPNKLQISPAMAQKINDDIKYELMKEVRKFGRNFARIFTLFEEVQGPLSVKKKFVEFTIKEAARFKRVVLIQQLEKVLEKVESDCLSKNSQSQEK, from the exons ATGACCATGTCCTCCCTAGAGGATCATTCACTTGAGCTGTATAACATCAATTACTTTTCTAGTGCTTTTCCACTTTCTCACCAAGGTattctcatgcaaagagttagcCATGAGGAAGATCTGAAGACACGGGCCTCCCCACCTCAAGAGATTGATCCAGGTCAACCTAAAACAGTTTATACTTTCAACTCTATGTTTAAAAATGAGAAG aaaatgaagcaTGATAAAGCAGTTCGAGTCACAGCAGGGcatgaaaaacaaaggaaacatcCTGGAGAGCCCAAGGGCCACTCATCATCTAAGAGAAGGAGAA CTGCTACTGTCACTCACGATGTTCATGAGGAGAAGATGGAAAATAATCAAACTCCACCTGGGGGCTTCTTTTCAAAATCTGCTTCATCAGAGCTTATGAATACGGCAGGAGATGGTATCCCACTCAACCAAGTGGATTCCCTGTCTGATGATTTCACTAGTCTCAAGAAAGATGGGCCGATTCTCAAACCTAGGAATAATGCACTCATAGGAGGAACCAAGAACTGCAGTGTCTCTGCAGGTGGCTCCAAAGCCGCAGCAATGTCTTCAAAGGGAACTGTGCCAAATAAATTGCAGATTAGTCCTGCTATGGCACAGAAAATTAATGatgatataaaatatgaattaatgaAAGAAGTTCGGAAGTTTGGACGAA aTTTTGCAAGAATTTTCACTCTGTTTGAAGAAGTACAAGGACCTCTTTCAGTCAAGAAAAAATTTGTTGAATTTACCATCAAGGAAGCTGCAAG GTTTAAAAGAGTAGTCTTAATTCAGCAACTTGAAAAGGTCCTAGAAAAAGTTGAATCCGACTGCTTGAGCAAAAATAGTCAATCACAAGAAAAATAG